From a region of the Candidatus Brocadia sp. genome:
- a CDS encoding ISNCY family transposase, which translates to MRKRFEQQLKLGIIPISGVKLPIKSRDELPPILRALQHIYVTPELNEEVFRILEAKVTKGKKKTGRYGMDLWHILVLSVVRLGLDADYDRLEDFANHHKLIRQIMGVETAFGEAKVFSMQSIKDNIRLLDEETLRQINEVVISSGHQLVKKKDEGLCIKVDTYVLETNVHFPTDMNLLWDAGRKSLDMIEDAIEEGILAGKGWRKSKYWRRELKKLMRISAKASSSGGKNKEEHVRSYLELSRGLSEKIGASLLAIYEKVLTTNQVDKHAGKIGTLEYFHGMLNKQIDLVERRVIRDEVIPAAEKVHSLFEPHTEWLYKGKSNKRVELGHNILVASDQWGFIVDHVVGEKQADVSLVIPLADRLLSRYGEGTIKSISFDKGFYKKENKELLSLYIPEVILPKKGKKNKAEQEEESGKTFKKLRHKHSAVESDINRLEHHGLDRCPDKGLHAFKRYCAMGVLAANLHKLGNVLQEKARKQCEKLRKAA; encoded by the coding sequence ATGAGAAAGAGATTTGAGCAGCAATTGAAGCTTGGCATCATACCCATTTCAGGGGTAAAACTGCCAATAAAGAGTCGAGATGAGCTACCACCGATACTGAGGGCGTTGCAACATATCTATGTTACACCGGAGTTGAACGAGGAGGTATTCCGGATATTAGAGGCGAAGGTAACGAAGGGGAAGAAAAAGACGGGAAGATATGGGATGGATTTATGGCATATTTTGGTGTTGTCGGTGGTAAGATTAGGGTTAGATGCCGATTATGACAGGTTGGAGGATTTTGCCAACCATCACAAACTTATCAGGCAGATAATGGGGGTTGAGACGGCATTTGGAGAGGCGAAGGTTTTTTCGATGCAGAGCATCAAGGACAATATAAGATTGTTGGATGAGGAGACCCTCAGGCAGATAAATGAAGTGGTGATATCATCGGGGCATCAGTTGGTTAAAAAAAAGGACGAAGGACTGTGTATTAAGGTGGATACGTATGTGTTAGAGACGAATGTACACTTTCCGACCGATATGAATTTATTGTGGGATGCGGGACGCAAGAGTCTGGACATGATAGAGGATGCAATAGAGGAAGGCATCCTGGCGGGGAAAGGATGGCGCAAGAGCAAATATTGGAGGAGAGAGTTAAAAAAGCTGATGAGGATAAGCGCAAAGGCGTCAAGCAGCGGGGGGAAAAACAAGGAAGAGCATGTGAGGAGTTACTTGGAATTATCGAGGGGTTTGAGTGAAAAGATAGGAGCGAGTCTGTTAGCCATCTACGAAAAGGTGCTAACGACGAACCAGGTAGACAAGCATGCAGGGAAAATAGGGACACTGGAGTATTTTCACGGGATGTTGAATAAACAGATAGACCTGGTGGAGAGAAGGGTGATCCGGGATGAGGTAATACCGGCGGCAGAAAAGGTTCATTCGTTGTTTGAGCCGCATACGGAGTGGCTGTACAAAGGCAAGTCAAACAAAAGGGTAGAGTTGGGACATAATATTCTGGTAGCAAGCGATCAGTGGGGTTTCATCGTGGACCATGTGGTAGGAGAAAAACAGGCGGATGTATCGTTGGTAATTCCATTGGCAGATAGGTTGTTGAGCCGTTACGGAGAAGGCACAATAAAGAGTATAAGTTTTGATAAAGGTTTTTACAAGAAAGAGAATAAAGAGTTGCTGAGTTTGTATATACCAGAGGTAATCCTTCCCAAGAAGGGCAAGAAGAATAAGGCGGAACAGGAAGAGGAATCGGGTAAGACATTTAAGAAGCTAAGGCACAAGCACTCGGCGGTAGAATCGGATATCAATCGTTTGGAGCATCACGGCTTGGATAGGTGTCCGGACAAAGGGCTGCATGCCTTTAAAAGATATTGTGCAATGGGCGTGTTAGCTGCGAATTTGCACAAGCTGGGAAACGTGCTGCAGGAGAAGGCACGGAAGCAGTGCGAAAAGTTGCGAAAAGCCGCCTAA
- a CDS encoding cytochrome c biogenesis protein ResB: MITETKENKKKPDQISIHQTEQRNSNKVWEFFCSVKLAVVIILVMVVACILGTVILQGKTLDEYTAKYGYALATFFRITELNNVFYSYWFAFLLVLLCANLICCTIKRWRNTFMQTGFILTHLSLVLILIGGVVKFQLGVKGGVNVYEGKTVNYFLTQLITRQGKLDYVKKDLPFSIALEDFILEKNEPKFQLVSYVKNKDRQKILEVKVGKRQRVPGSDYKVTIKDYVPDAELHQEPVNTSDTPDNPAIYVKLLGSDKVAAEGWLLAHDRNYYEDKKQNLRVEYIWLSSQEELEKTISSIETAHPKVSVMISEQGISYDYPMELNKNFKLEGTNYSLRMLQYVLNYGDRRPLGEQPTDNPAVQVEINGPEGSETRWVFEKFPDWDKMHPAKYKNMKITCSGIASGHMAKNTIRLFQSPEGKQVMVSIKDNRIISTIPWELEKKYPIADLNHQLMVSNYFPSFDFKREVIKKSDEVGMPAIFVEVEGPSGTVDDWLFSNNQYATWYTDNNLALVYESTGDSIKHFTSKLRIEENGQTVAEKTIRVNDPLTYKGYVIYQSSYDPEAGTFSGLQIVKDPGIPIVYAGFGALCFGVVFIFYIKPFLRKKQKQEVEG, encoded by the coding sequence ATGATAACAGAAACGAAAGAGAACAAAAAGAAGCCGGATCAGATTTCTATACATCAAACAGAACAAAGGAATTCGAATAAAGTCTGGGAATTCTTCTGTTCAGTCAAGCTAGCCGTAGTAATTATTCTGGTCATGGTTGTGGCGTGCATCTTGGGAACAGTGATCCTGCAAGGAAAAACCCTGGATGAATATACCGCAAAATATGGATACGCACTCGCTACTTTTTTCAGAATAACGGAATTAAACAACGTTTTTTACTCGTACTGGTTTGCATTCCTTTTGGTATTGCTGTGCGCGAATCTCATCTGCTGTACGATCAAAAGGTGGAGAAATACCTTCATGCAAACAGGCTTTATCCTTACTCATCTCAGCCTTGTTTTGATATTAATCGGCGGCGTGGTAAAGTTTCAGCTTGGTGTAAAGGGCGGGGTAAACGTTTACGAGGGAAAAACGGTAAATTATTTTCTGACGCAACTGATCACCCGGCAGGGAAAATTAGATTATGTCAAGAAGGACTTGCCATTCTCTATTGCTCTGGAGGATTTCATACTAGAGAAAAATGAACCAAAATTTCAACTGGTGTCCTATGTAAAAAATAAAGACCGGCAGAAAATTTTAGAGGTAAAGGTGGGAAAACGTCAGCGTGTCCCCGGATCAGACTACAAAGTAACGATCAAGGACTATGTTCCCGATGCGGAACTACATCAGGAACCGGTAAATACATCGGATACGCCCGACAATCCTGCCATTTATGTGAAACTGCTTGGTTCCGATAAGGTTGCTGCCGAGGGGTGGTTGCTCGCGCATGACCGTAACTATTATGAGGATAAAAAGCAAAATCTGCGCGTCGAGTATATCTGGTTGTCTTCTCAGGAAGAATTGGAAAAGACGATTAGCTCTATCGAAACCGCACATCCTAAAGTATCGGTTATGATATCCGAACAGGGGATATCGTACGACTATCCCATGGAATTAAATAAGAACTTCAAACTTGAGGGAACTAATTATTCCCTGCGGATGTTACAATACGTGCTTAACTATGGTGACCGGCGGCCGCTGGGTGAACAACCAACGGATAATCCTGCCGTACAGGTGGAAATCAACGGTCCGGAGGGTTCTGAAACCCGGTGGGTATTTGAAAAATTCCCCGACTGGGATAAAATGCATCCGGCGAAGTATAAAAATATGAAAATCACGTGTAGTGGGATCGCCAGCGGGCATATGGCCAAAAATACGATACGATTGTTTCAGTCTCCGGAAGGAAAGCAGGTGATGGTTTCTATCAAGGACAACCGTATTATCAGCACCATTCCCTGGGAATTGGAAAAAAAATATCCCATTGCCGACTTAAATCATCAACTCATGGTATCAAATTATTTCCCTTCCTTTGATTTCAAGAGAGAGGTGATTAAGAAATCGGATGAGGTTGGGATGCCTGCGATTTTTGTTGAAGTAGAGGGGCCAAGCGGTACGGTTGATGACTGGCTGTTTTCCAATAATCAATACGCCACCTGGTATACCGACAATAATTTAGCGCTTGTCTATGAATCTACGGGTGATTCGATCAAACACTTTACCAGTAAGCTAAGAATTGAAGAAAACGGTCAAACTGTTGCGGAAAAGACGATCAGGGTAAACGATCCTTTAACCTACAAAGGGTATGTTATTTATCAATCAAGTTACGATCCTGAGGCGGGAACTTTTTCCGGATTGCAGATTGTGAAAGACCCTGGTATCCCCATCGTATATGCTGGTTTTGGGGCATTATGTTTTGGGGTAGTATTCATATTTTACATTAAACCGTTCCTGCGAAAAAAACAAAAACAAGAGGTGGAGGGCTAA
- a CDS encoding DUF1326 domain-containing protein: protein MFLNRSLFAGCIVSILLCWFGRAVVAEPAWSIEGEYFEGCTCNPGCPCLFGSEPTHNKTCKISGVFHIRTGNYGQHTLDGQTVIGITDLTAQPDKNWIVFYLDEKAAAVQKNALLDIFKNHVFRFAKVPHDRITVRYVPLHVESSPWRKKAIAANNLTLDIELLRGVGDPGKPTQIVNKNFSLWAKEFDMALNMGKAATHRFQEGNREWNYDGRSGFATAFRFTGK from the coding sequence ATGTTTCTGAATCGATCTTTGTTCGCTGGATGTATCGTTTCCATCTTGTTGTGTTGGTTTGGCCGTGCGGTCGTTGCCGAGCCCGCCTGGTCAATCGAAGGTGAATATTTTGAGGGATGCACCTGCAATCCCGGCTGCCCGTGCCTCTTTGGGAGCGAGCCGACCCATAATAAAACGTGCAAGATCAGCGGTGTCTTTCACATTCGAACGGGAAATTACGGTCAACATACGTTGGATGGCCAGACCGTAATTGGCATAACGGACTTAACGGCACAACCTGATAAAAACTGGATCGTCTTTTATCTCGATGAAAAGGCCGCAGCCGTCCAGAAGAATGCATTATTGGACATCTTTAAAAACCATGTATTTCGTTTTGCAAAAGTTCCTCACGACAGGATTACCGTAAGATATGTACCGCTTCACGTGGAGTCTTCCCCCTGGCGCAAGAAGGCGATTGCAGCCAATAATCTGACTTTAGACATTGAATTACTGCGCGGGGTAGGAGATCCCGGCAAACCAACCCAGATTGTAAACAAAAATTTTTCGCTCTGGGCGAAGGAGTTTGATATGGCGCTGAACATGGGAAAGGCCGCCACCCATCGATTCCAGGAGGGTAATCGGGAATGGAATTATGACGGGCGGAGCGGTTTTGCCACAGCGTTTCGTTTTACCGGTAAATAA
- a CDS encoding lysophospholipid acyltransferase family protein, whose product MKKLKFFLVGILGAWFIRLLAFTIRIQDNPRGFNKKITNTHAIYTFWHCLMLIPAYVGRHRNIQVLISQHSDGEYIAQVIKRLGFGVIRGSTTRGGARAVKGMINKIREGYPIAITPDGPRGPRCIVQPGCIYLSQKARLPIIPATIGLSRYWKLPSWDQFRIPKPFSRALMMYGDPIHIPPRLTEEESERYRLLIENRMNEMTEKADALVRKRKPA is encoded by the coding sequence ATGAAAAAGCTCAAATTCTTTCTGGTGGGGATTCTGGGAGCCTGGTTCATAAGATTGCTGGCCTTTACCATCCGCATTCAGGATAATCCCAGGGGATTTAATAAAAAAATCACCAACACCCACGCTATTTACACCTTCTGGCACTGCCTGATGCTTATCCCTGCCTATGTGGGTCGCCACAGAAACATACAGGTACTCATCAGCCAGCACTCCGATGGCGAATATATCGCACAGGTAATAAAAAGGCTTGGTTTCGGTGTCATACGAGGATCAACCACACGGGGCGGCGCCCGTGCAGTAAAGGGCATGATTAATAAGATTCGGGAAGGATATCCGATTGCAATTACACCGGACGGTCCACGCGGCCCCCGATGCATTGTTCAACCAGGATGCATCTACCTCAGCCAAAAAGCGAGGCTCCCGATTATTCCTGCGACGATTGGATTGTCCCGTTACTGGAAGCTTCCCAGTTGGGATCAATTCCGCATCCCGAAGCCATTTTCCCGTGCATTGATGATGTATGGCGATCCTATCCACATCCCACCCAGGCTTACTGAGGAAGAATCAGAGCGCTACCGGCTTCTGATAGAAAACCGTATGAATGAAATGACAGAAAAGGCGGATGCCTTAGTCCGGAAACGAAAGCCGGCTTAG
- a CDS encoding DUF2851 family protein → MIDLHNYPQDCFSPVYQQVVGFCCEKAAGANGPLPLQVLEGTERLIKEELVRCVWFGQHIKKDKLFTDDGSRIEILSPGWWNSEGGPDFKHAEILLEGKGLLKGDVEVHVLSSDWKRHQHEKQNTYNTVCLHVVMWNDNEEAYIKNCSGQCISQITLSKYLDAELDDLIEMIDVESYLKGKKINPGHCQAEVEKQKVKEQGIGLFLDYAGDERILQKAQRYEQWVEKSPFEQALYEAIMESLGYKNNKEPFLTLASRVPLEDIRYFIPEDAAVERKKIAIQSLLLGSAGLLPQEENAPSYDNETAAYLSDVKEAWREFQKKRNRDPLTRHDWNYAGIRPANFPERRIAAMANILSEGSSLSIFRNILWIVEKAENYREEHTIIKMLPENILALFLNVSDPYWSYHYTMQGKKLAKPVTLLGKERASHIFINVIIPILLVYARRHGNTKIEKMLHLMYRNYTPLPGTSVTKFMCSRIFGKPDTAKKLITSARRQQGLYQIFKDFCENDNMSCNKCALYLSVVKNS, encoded by the coding sequence ATGATCGACCTCCACAACTATCCCCAGGATTGTTTTTCACCGGTCTATCAACAGGTGGTGGGCTTCTGTTGTGAAAAAGCCGCAGGGGCAAATGGCCCTTTGCCCTTACAAGTTCTGGAAGGTACGGAAAGGCTCATCAAGGAAGAGCTTGTTCGGTGTGTCTGGTTCGGGCAACATATCAAAAAGGATAAGCTTTTTACCGACGATGGCTCGCGCATCGAAATTCTTTCGCCCGGCTGGTGGAACTCTGAAGGTGGACCCGATTTCAAACACGCAGAGATCCTCCTGGAAGGCAAGGGACTCCTCAAGGGCGACGTCGAGGTGCATGTGCTTTCATCCGACTGGAAACGGCATCAGCACGAAAAGCAAAATACGTATAACACCGTATGTCTGCACGTTGTTATGTGGAATGATAATGAGGAAGCATATATTAAAAATTGCAGCGGACAATGCATTTCCCAGATAACGCTCTCCAAATATTTAGACGCGGAACTGGACGACCTGATAGAGATGATTGACGTTGAATCCTATCTGAAAGGAAAGAAGATAAATCCCGGACATTGTCAGGCAGAAGTAGAAAAACAGAAGGTGAAGGAGCAGGGGATTGGTCTTTTTCTCGATTATGCCGGTGACGAGCGCATTCTTCAGAAGGCACAACGGTATGAACAATGGGTAGAGAAAAGCCCCTTTGAACAAGCGCTCTACGAAGCGATTATGGAATCGCTGGGATACAAGAACAATAAGGAGCCGTTCTTAACGTTAGCCTCCCGTGTGCCGCTTGAAGATATCCGGTATTTCATCCCGGAAGACGCTGCTGTTGAAAGGAAAAAGATAGCGATACAGTCGCTTCTCCTGGGCTCGGCCGGTTTGTTGCCGCAAGAGGAGAATGCACCATCGTACGACAACGAAACGGCGGCGTACCTCAGTGATGTTAAAGAGGCATGGCGTGAATTCCAAAAGAAAAGAAACCGGGATCCGCTGACAAGGCATGACTGGAACTATGCGGGGATCAGACCTGCAAATTTCCCCGAAAGAAGGATTGCAGCCATGGCCAATATCCTTTCTGAAGGTTCGTCTCTCAGCATCTTCCGAAACATCTTATGGATAGTTGAAAAGGCTGAAAATTACCGGGAAGAGCATACCATCATTAAGATGTTACCGGAAAATATCCTTGCCCTCTTTCTGAATGTTTCCGATCCCTATTGGTCGTATCATTATACCATGCAGGGGAAGAAACTGGCTAAGCCCGTTACCTTGCTGGGAAAAGAAAGGGCTTCCCATATATTCATCAATGTTATTATTCCCATCCTGCTGGTCTATGCCCGAAGGCACGGGAACACAAAAATAGAAAAAATGCTCCATCTTATGTACCGAAACTATACTCCCCTTCCCGGCACCAGCGTGACGAAATTCATGTGCAGTCGTATCTTTGGAAAACCTGATACGGCAAAAAAACTTATTACCTCTGCCAGGAGACAACAGGGATTATATCAAATCTTTAAGGATTTTTGTGAAAACGACAACATGAGCTGCAATAAGTGCGCCTTGTATTTATCTGTGGTTAAAAACTCGTGA
- the ileS gene encoding isoleucine--tRNA ligase — protein sequence MDYKNTLNLPTTKFPMKADLLRKEPEIQKKWEMEHLYEQIRKAHAGREKYVLHDGPPYPTGELHIGTGLNKILKDFIVRFHTMKGYDAPYVPGWDCHGLPIEHRVMQEVGEERKNLTKPEIRKKCKKYAEKFVKLQKAQFQALGVMGDWERPYLTFNPQYEAGIIEVFGKLVEKGYVYRSKKPVHWCPNELGQTTLAEAELDYREETKSPSIYVNFKLTDTISDLFKDAGIDGSCMMIWTTTPWTLPANVAIAVHPEHEYAAVRYDNPKTHKEEVAVIADKRAEAVMSSLGIRNYRCLGKIPGRFLEGKKYRHPFMDRTGSVVLADYVTLSDGTGCVHTAPGHGQEDYFTGLKYHLPLLSPVDEKGNFTKEAGEFTGLSILKEGNDAIVKKLESVGALLDKKEIAHSYPHCWRCDDPVIFRATEQWFVSLDYKGLRQRVLEEVKRTKWIPSWGESRMAKMVSERPDWCISRQRSWGVPIPAFHCVHCRQAHINRSTIDYVRERFEKEGADIWFYKEVSYFLPPDTKCSHCGGSQFQKEMDIFDVWFESGSSHHAVLQKRSELSYPADLYLEGTDQHRGWFQLSLLPSVGAWDRAPFKSVLTHGFVVDEQGKKMSKSRGNFISVEDAVKEFGADVLRLWTSSLDYQNDMSVSRNLIVRCSDAYRRVRNTFRYLLSNLYDFDPKTNAIPYGELLEIDKWALHKTQELIKNVVSAYESLLFHRVFHTIYNFCTVEMSAFYLDILKDRSYTFAKNSQERRAGQTVLYVILLNLVKLSAPILVHTAEEVWSAIIHKDEDAASVHLATFPKENPAWTDNALHERWEKLINIRTDVARELEKMRAAKLIGNSLEASVNLSTEDEDLWQFLKGYEKDLSMIFIVSEVKLDRSIASQAVKGELNENLWIECKVSQHKKCERCWNFRETVGHNKDHPAICTRCVAALQ from the coding sequence ATGGACTATAAAAATACCCTCAATCTGCCTACGACCAAGTTTCCCATGAAGGCGGATTTACTGAGAAAAGAACCGGAAATCCAGAAAAAATGGGAAATGGAGCATCTCTACGAGCAAATCCGAAAGGCACATGCAGGCAGGGAAAAATATGTCCTGCACGACGGCCCTCCTTACCCGACAGGAGAACTTCATATTGGTACCGGCTTAAACAAAATACTCAAAGATTTTATTGTGCGATTTCACACCATGAAGGGTTACGATGCGCCGTATGTCCCTGGCTGGGATTGTCACGGCCTGCCGATCGAACACCGCGTTATGCAGGAGGTTGGTGAGGAAAGAAAAAATTTAACCAAACCAGAAATCCGGAAAAAATGCAAAAAATATGCAGAAAAATTTGTAAAACTTCAAAAGGCACAGTTTCAAGCCCTTGGGGTCATGGGGGATTGGGAACGCCCATACCTCACCTTTAACCCTCAGTATGAAGCGGGCATTATTGAGGTGTTTGGGAAGCTGGTCGAAAAGGGATACGTCTACCGGAGCAAGAAGCCCGTTCACTGGTGCCCAAATGAACTCGGGCAAACGACTCTCGCAGAGGCAGAACTTGATTACCGGGAAGAAACAAAGAGCCCTTCCATTTATGTGAATTTTAAACTCACGGACACCATCAGCGATCTCTTCAAAGATGCAGGGATCGACGGTTCTTGTATGATGATATGGACAACAACTCCCTGGACACTTCCGGCAAACGTTGCCATTGCCGTTCACCCCGAACATGAATATGCCGCCGTCCGTTACGATAATCCAAAAACGCACAAAGAAGAAGTTGCCGTCATTGCTGATAAGAGAGCAGAAGCAGTTATGTCATCGTTAGGAATCAGGAATTACCGCTGTCTTGGCAAGATACCGGGGCGTTTCCTGGAAGGGAAAAAATACCGGCATCCTTTTATGGACAGGACGGGCTCCGTCGTACTTGCGGACTATGTAACCTTATCGGACGGGACCGGTTGTGTTCACACAGCGCCCGGACACGGTCAGGAAGATTATTTTACCGGCCTAAAGTATCACCTCCCTCTGTTGAGCCCCGTTGATGAAAAGGGCAATTTTACCAAGGAAGCGGGTGAATTTACCGGTCTCAGCATCCTCAAGGAAGGAAACGACGCGATCGTGAAAAAGCTGGAGTCGGTAGGGGCATTGCTTGATAAAAAAGAGATTGCACATTCCTATCCCCATTGCTGGCGATGTGACGATCCGGTTATCTTCAGGGCAACGGAACAGTGGTTTGTCAGCCTTGACTATAAAGGCCTGCGCCAGCGGGTATTGGAGGAGGTAAAACGGACGAAGTGGATACCCTCATGGGGTGAGAGCAGGATGGCAAAGATGGTTTCGGAGCGTCCTGACTGGTGTATCTCCCGGCAGCGCTCATGGGGTGTGCCGATTCCCGCCTTTCATTGTGTGCATTGCCGTCAGGCGCATATTAATAGAAGCACGATAGATTATGTGAGAGAGAGATTCGAGAAGGAAGGCGCCGATATCTGGTTTTATAAAGAGGTATCCTATTTTTTGCCGCCTGACACGAAATGCTCTCACTGCGGAGGTAGTCAGTTTCAAAAAGAAATGGATATCTTCGATGTCTGGTTTGAATCCGGATCAAGCCATCACGCCGTTTTACAGAAGCGCAGCGAACTGTCATATCCGGCCGACCTCTATCTGGAAGGAACGGACCAGCATCGCGGCTGGTTTCAGCTTTCCTTGCTGCCATCGGTTGGGGCCTGGGACAGGGCGCCTTTCAAGTCTGTTTTAACCCACGGCTTTGTCGTTGATGAACAGGGTAAAAAGATGTCCAAATCCCGGGGAAATTTTATATCAGTGGAAGACGCCGTAAAGGAATTTGGCGCCGATGTGCTCAGATTATGGACTTCTTCCCTGGACTATCAAAATGATATGAGCGTGTCCCGTAATTTAATCGTCAGATGCTCGGATGCCTACCGACGCGTTCGTAATACCTTCAGATATTTACTGAGCAACCTGTACGACTTTGATCCAAAGACAAACGCAATACCGTATGGAGAATTACTGGAAATAGATAAATGGGCATTGCATAAGACACAGGAATTAATTAAGAATGTTGTGTCGGCCTATGAGTCGCTGCTGTTTCATCGTGTGTTTCATACGATCTATAATTTCTGTACGGTGGAAATGAGCGCCTTTTATCTGGATATTTTAAAAGACCGATCATATACCTTTGCAAAGAATTCACAGGAGCGGCGAGCCGGACAAACGGTGCTATACGTCATCCTGTTAAACCTCGTTAAATTGTCAGCGCCAATTCTTGTCCATACGGCGGAAGAAGTATGGTCGGCGATTATCCATAAGGATGAGGACGCCGCCAGCGTTCATTTAGCGACATTTCCCAAAGAAAACCCCGCCTGGACAGACAACGCCCTCCATGAGAGATGGGAAAAGTTAATCAATATCAGAACTGACGTTGCGCGTGAGCTGGAAAAGATGCGTGCCGCCAAGTTGATCGGCAACTCTTTGGAGGCATCCGTCAATCTTTCTACAGAAGACGAAGACCTCTGGCAGTTTCTCAAAGGTTACGAAAAGGATCTTTCCATGATCTTTATCGTCTCTGAGGTAAAACTCGACAGAAGTATTGCTTCTCAGGCGGTGAAAGGGGAATTGAATGAAAATCTCTGGATAGAATGCAAGGTATCGCAACACAAGAAATGCGAACGATGCTGGAATTTCAGGGAGACCGTCGGACACAACAAAGATCACCCAGCCATTTGTACCCGATGTGTTGCTGCACTTCAATAA
- a CDS encoding acylphosphatase, which translates to MPMTRAHVYVRGRVQGVFFRASTKDRALTLGVTGWVKNCLDGSVEAVFEGKKDLVDKIVNWCRKGPSGARVEQIDVSWEDFTGEFDAFSVVYE; encoded by the coding sequence ATGCCTATGACAAGGGCACATGTTTATGTCCGTGGCAGAGTTCAGGGTGTGTTTTTTCGGGCTTCAACCAAAGATAGAGCGCTGACCCTTGGTGTTACCGGATGGGTTAAGAATTGTTTGGATGGCAGTGTTGAAGCCGTCTTTGAAGGTAAAAAAGACCTTGTTGATAAAATAGTAAATTGGTGCAGAAAAGGGCCGTCCGGCGCCCGTGTTGAACAGATCGATGTATCCTGGGAAGATTTTACCGGTGAATTTGACGCATTCTCCGTAGTTTATGAATAA
- a CDS encoding DUF167 domain-containing protein → MLDIATTNSGVILSIRTLPGSSKNRIVGEYGGRLKLAVTAAPEKGKANKAVIELLADILRINESSIHIISGESSRDKRLMIEGLTPEYVKPLLNPSS, encoded by the coding sequence ATGCTTGACATTGCCACGACAAACTCAGGCGTTATTCTATCCATCCGAACCCTACCGGGTTCAAGTAAAAATCGTATTGTCGGAGAATATGGAGGGCGTTTAAAATTGGCCGTTACAGCAGCCCCGGAGAAGGGTAAGGCTAACAAAGCCGTCATTGAACTGCTGGCGGACATACTCCGCATTAATGAATCCTCTATCCATATCATTTCAGGCGAATCCTCACGAGACAAGAGATTAATGATTGAAGGATTAACCCCCGAATACGTAAAACCTTTGCTAAACCCTTCATCGTAA
- the ccsB gene encoding c-type cytochrome biogenesis protein CcsB, whose translation MSIINITLIVYIIASVAYIAREIWRSTSIKWVSLGLLILAFCLNLTMVIKRSVEAGHPPFSNLYESLVFYACCTAFVYIIFEFVYNFRVVGALASVLAMLILLYATLQDDSIRPIMPALKSNWMLVHVITYMIGYAAFGISFVTSIIFLVVKPFAKKEIKEARDEREILPRNFDKLSYKIVAFGFPFLTLGLVTGAVWAKKAWGDYWSWDPKETWSLITWFAYLVYLHTPLILPKMNVNKSKASVILACWLLFSFGIVNFTFVGLNYLPSASDSEHIYGSQ comes from the coding sequence ATGAGCATAATCAATATCACGTTAATTGTGTATATTATCGCGTCGGTTGCTTACATAGCGAGGGAAATCTGGAGATCTACTTCTATAAAATGGGTATCTCTTGGGCTGTTGATCCTGGCATTTTGTTTAAATCTGACCATGGTAATTAAGCGTTCCGTAGAAGCAGGACATCCACCCTTTTCTAATTTGTATGAATCTTTAGTCTTTTATGCATGCTGCACGGCGTTTGTATACATTATCTTTGAGTTTGTTTATAATTTCAGAGTCGTCGGCGCCCTTGCATCAGTGCTTGCAATGTTAATATTACTCTATGCAACGCTTCAGGATGATTCCATACGGCCTATTATGCCGGCGTTAAAGAGTAACTGGATGCTGGTACACGTGATTACCTATATGATTGGTTATGCCGCCTTTGGCATTTCGTTTGTTACCAGCATTATTTTTCTCGTTGTTAAACCTTTTGCTAAAAAAGAAATTAAAGAGGCGCGGGACGAAAGAGAGATATTGCCAAGGAATTTTGACAAATTGAGTTATAAAATCGTTGCCTTCGGGTTTCCCTTTCTTACCCTTGGCCTGGTTACCGGCGCAGTGTGGGCAAAGAAGGCGTGGGGCGATTATTGGTCATGGGATCCCAAAGAAACATGGTCTTTGATCACATGGTTTGCATATTTAGTGTATCTCCATACTCCTCTTATTTTACCCAAGATGAACGTTAATAAGTCCAAGGCCTCCGTTATCCTGGCCTGCTGGTTGCTCTTTTCTTTTGGGATTGTGAACTTTACCTTTGTGGGTTTAAACTATTTGCCATCTGCATCTGATAGCGAGCACATTTACGGTTCCCAATAG